Part of the Salinigranum rubrum genome is shown below.
CACATCGACGCCGCGACGGCACCCTTCATGTCTGCCGTCCCGCGGCCGTACAGCCGACCGTCGCATTCTTCGACGACGTACTCGTCGCCGTCGATTTGACGCTCCGCGGGCGGGACCACGTCGTGGTGACCGACGAGCGCGAGTGACGTTTCGCCCGACCCCCGGCGGGCGATGACGTTCCCCGACTCGTCGCGCGTCACGTCCGCATCGGTGTTCGCGCGGAGCCAGTCCTCGATGGCGTCGCCCACCTCGGTCTCGTCCTCGTGGCTCGGTACCGAGACCAGCGACCGGGCCAGTTCTCCGACGTCCGCTGTCGTGTGCATACCCGTTCGTCGGTCTGGTCGCTCTTGAATACGGTCCCGTCCTCCGCTCGGCTCCGCGCTCCGTCGCCGGCCCCTCGGTCAGCCGTCCCGCTCGAACAGGTCGCCGAGAGCGTCGTACTCGTAGGTGGTCAGTTCCAGCGCGTGCCCGTACGGGTCGGTGACGTAGATGGACGCGGAGCGGTCGTGGTCGACGACGTCGCCCGCGGTGACCCGCTCGCCCGTCGCGTCGAACAGCGGTTCCTCGTCGAGTCGGTCGAGAAACGCGCGGAACCCCGCCGCGTCGACGCTGAAGGCGACGCGGTACTCGTCGAGTCCGGTCGTCGGTTCGCCAGCGAACAGCGCGAGCTTCGTCGCCCCCTCGTCGCTCGAAATCATCAGCGGCCCACCCGGGTCGTCGCCCCACGACTCGTACTCGTCGAGGACGCTCAGCCCGAACACGCGCTCGTACCACTCGGCCGCCTCGCGTCGGTCGGGGACGGTCAGTTCGACGTGGTCGATTCCGGAGACTCGAACGTCGTCGGTCATTGACTGACAGGCGCGGGCACGGCCGAAAAAGGTTCGTCCGAGACGCGCCCTCGGACGCCCCGTCCGTGCGCTCGCAGCCTGGACGGGAGCGACCGTCGCTCGCGGGCTTGCACTGTCCGGCCTCGTCTTCTTGGCTCGCCGGGGCGAGCGTGAGTCCATGGCGCTCTCCACGCGGTTCGACCGGCCGCTCGTCGTCGCCGGCGGGGTCATGGGGTTCGGACTGGGCGGACTGCTCGACGTGCTCCTGTTCCACTTCGTCCTCCAGGAACACCACCTGATCTCCGGGCTGGTCGACCCGACCACGAGGGCCGGGCTTCGGCTCAACCTCGTCGCCGACGGCCTGTTCTGCCTGGCGATGCTCGTCGTCATGGGCGCCGGGTTCGTTCTCCTCTGGCGTACCGCCCCCCGCTCCGACGTCCCGTGGTCGGCCAGTCGATTCGTCGCGGCGACGGTGCTCGGGACGGGCGCGTTCAACCTCTACGACGGCGTCGTCGACCACTACGTGCTCGGACTCCACCACACGACGTTCCCCGCGCTCGACGCCTACGACCTGGTGTGGGTCGCCGGGAGCCTCGTCCTCCTGCTCGCCGGTGCCGCCGCCCTGCGGGCGGAACGGAGCGAGCGTACCGGGTCGACAAGAGGGCTGTAGTCGTCGGCGTCGTCGACACATCAGTCCGGTCGGCGTCGGAGCGGCGGCAGCCACGGCCGTGTGATGTCGGTGTCGGTGTCGGTGTCGGTGACTCGCTCCGCGGCCGCGTTCAGTTGACCTCGTTGTACATCCGTTCGAGCATCTCCTTCACGTCGGGTTCGCCGCCGCCGGGCTGGTACCCGTAGGAGAACTCGCCGTTGCCGTCGGGAGACGTCCCGCTGGTCCAGGGCTGGTCGGGGTCCTCGTGTCGGTCGCGGAACGTCGACATGAACTCGTAGTTGACGTCCTGGTTCTCCTTTTCCTGCGGGAAACTCGCCGGGACGGGGACGTGGTCGTCGAGGCTTTCGAGCGCGGCGTGCCACTGGTTCTGGTGCATCGTGTCGCGGGCGATGAGGTACTCGAGCATCTCCTTCATCCCCCGGTCGTCGGTCATCTCGTACAGACGGGTGGCGAGGAGGCGACCGGTCGACTCGGCCATGACGTTCGCGTACAGGTCCGCGGCGAGGTTGCCGCTGGCGACGACGTAGTTGCCGGTGAAGGGGACGCCGTTGCTGTCGACCGGCATCGCGTGGAGCCCCGCCGAGAGCGCCTGTCGCGGCTGCCCGCCGTCCATCATCGCGGCGATGACGGAGTCGCTTCGCGCCTCCTCACGGAGGTGCTCGGGCGCGCCTTCGAGGTTCTTCGTGACGGCCGTCGCGAGCATCTCGATGTGACCGAGCTCCTCCACCGCCGTCTCCATCAGCAGCGTCCGGTACTCCTTTTTGTCCGTCGGCACGGCGAACGCCTGGAACATGTACTGCAGGGCGACGCGCATCTCGCCCTCGGCCCCGCCGATGGCCTGCTGGAGCATCTTCGCGAAGTACGGGTCCGGCTCTTCGACTTCGACCTCGAACTGGAGTTCGTCGTCGTGGTAGAACACGACTAGTAGCCGGTCTGTTACTATCAAACCACTGTTCCCTGCACCTGCTGTCCGTCGTCAGCTCTCCGCGCCGTCGGTCGCTGAGAGGGTGACGACGGGACCTGTCGCACGCGGCTCACGTGGGGGACGACTCACACCCGGCGAACGGCCTGCGAGTGCGGGTAAACACCCTTATCTGGCTTCCGACTGAACGACGGGATATGAAGATACTGCCGGACACGAGCGCGGTCATCGACGGCCGCGTGTCCGAGCGCGTCGACGACGGGTCGTACGACGGAGCCACCGTCTACGTCCCCGAGGCGGTCGTCGGCGAGCTCGAGTCGCAGGCCAACGACGGCCACGACACCGGATGGGACGGACTGTCGGAACTGCAGCGACTCGCCGACCTCGCGGACGCCGGCGACATCGCCCTCGAGTACGTCGGCCGACGGCCGACCGCACAGGAACAGCGCGCCTCGTACGAGGGCGACATCGACGCCCTCATCCGTGACCTCGCGGCCGAACACGGCGCGACGCTTCTCACCAGCGACGCCGTCCAGGCGGAGGTCGCCCGGGCGAAACAGGTCGACGTCGAGTTCGTCGAGGCGCGAGTGCGTGGCTCCGGCGACCTGATCATCGAGGAGTTCTTCGACGACGAGACGATGTCGGTCCACCTCAAGACCGACACCCGCCCGAAAGCGAAGCGCGGCGCGCTCGGCGATATGCACTACGAGACCATCCGCGACGAGGTGTCGGACGAAGCGACGATGAAGGCGTGGGCCGACGACATCGTCAACTCCGCGCGCTCCTCGCCGGACGGCTTCATCGAACTCGACGAACCGGGGATGAAGATCGTCCAGTTCCGCGACTATCGGATCGCCGTTGCGCACCCTCCGTTCGCGGACGGCGTCGAGATCACCGCCGTCAGACCGATCGCCAAGACCGACCTCGACGACTACGAGTTCGCCGACGAACTCCGGTCGCGACTCAAGGAGCGCCAGCGCGGCGTTCTCATCTCGGGGTCGCCGGGGGCGGGTAAATCGACGTTCGCCCAGGCCGTCGCGGAGTTCCTCAACGAGTCGGACTACGCGGTGAAGACGATGGAGAAACCTCGGGACCTTCAGGTCGGTCCCGAGATCACCCAGTACACCGCTTTGGATGGAGAGATGGAGAAGACGGCCGACTCCTTGCTCTTGGTCCGCCCGGACTACACCATCTACGACGAGGTGCGGAAGACGAACGACTTCTCGGTGTTCGCCGACATGCGCCTCGCGGGCGTGGGAATGGTCGGCGTCGTCCACGCCACCCGCGGTATCGACGCCCTCCAACGGCTAGTGGGCCGCGTCGAACTCGGGATGATCCCGCAGGTCGTCGACACCGTCGTCTACATCGAAGCCGGGAAGGTCCACACGGTGTACGACGTCACCACCGAGGTGAAGGTGCCGGAGGGACTCACCGCCGAGGACCTCGCCCGCCCGGTCATCCAGGTGACCGACTTCGAGACGGGCCGTCCCGAGTACGAAATCTACACGTTCAACCGGCAGGTCGTCACCGTCCCGCTCTCGGATGGGAACGCGGACGAGTCCGGCGTCGACCGCCTCGCCCGCCAGGAGATCGAACGCGAGATACGCTCTATCGCCCGCGGCCACGTCGACGTTCAGTTGGAGGGGGGGAACAGGGCCGTCGTCTACGTCGACGACGACGACATCTCCTACGTCATCGGGAAGGGCGGCGGACGCATCTCCGACGTCGAGGACCGGCTAGGCATCGACATCGACGTCCGCACCCACGACGAGAAGCCCGCCGGGTCCTCGTCGAACTCCTCTCCGTCCTCCGGCGGCCCGGTCGAGGGAACGGTCGTCACGCCAGAGGTCACCTCGCGGCACGTCGTCATTCGGATGGACGAACACGTCGGCGAGACGGTCGAGGTGCGCGCCGACGGCGACTACCTGTTCACCGCCACGGTCGGGCGGGGCGGCGACATCCAGGTCTCGCGCGGGAGCGCCATCGCCGACGAGTTGGAGCAGGCCATCGACCGCAAGCAGCGCATCACGGTCGTCTCGGCCTGACGCGCTCGGTCACTCACGCGGTCGGCTCTCGCCGCTCTCCGGCGTCCGAACGAAGAACACCGTCTCCCGTCCGGGGGCGCGGAGGTCGACACGCCGCGTCTCGTAACCGTCGAGCAGCGGCCTGATCTCCCCGCTGTCCTCGACCGTCGAGACGACCAGCGCCGGCTTCCCTTCTCGAAGACGGGCGTCGAGCGCCTCCGAATCGGCCGCACACGTCGCGTTCAGGTCCGCGCGGACGACGTACCAGTGCAGCGGGAGCGCCTTCTGCAGGTCGGTACACGGCGGCGGGATGGGGCTGTCGGCCCCGGTGGCGACGAACGTCTCGCCGTAGAAGACGACGTCCGTCCCTGAATCCGGGCCGCTCGCCGCCCGCTCGAACACGGGACGGAACTCCCCGGTCGGCTGGGCGTACTGGACGAGCGGGTTCTCGGCGGATTGGGAGTCCAGATAGGTCGCCGTCGCGGCGGTGACACCGACCTGTCCGACCACGAGCAACAGCGCGACGGCGACGACTCCCGCCCGAACCCGGTCGCCCGACTCGAACGCCCTGTGACCGCGGCGGGCGACGAACGCGAGGCCGACGGCCGCGGGGACGGCCAGCGGAACGAGCGCGTTCACCGTGATCCACGCGCCGTAGATGTCGGTCCCGAGGGGGTAGCCGACGACGCTGACGAACCCCCAGTAGGCGGCGAACAGCACGAGCGGGCGAGGGTCGGGTGTCGCGTACCGTTCGAGGAGGAAGCCGCCGACGGCGAACACCGACAGGGGACCGGCCGCGAGCGCGAGCGTCCGGAGAAACCGTCCCAGAAAACAGCCGTAGGCGGTCACGACGCTGTCCTTGTGACACCCTGGCTCCGTGGTGCCGCCGAACCAGTACGACAGTCCGTTCCCGACGTCCGTCACCGTCGCGTCGACGACGGTCGGAAACAGCGTCGGCCGTCGGAACGCGTCCCACAGTCCGACGCCGTCGGGGACGCGCGGGGCGAAGAGGAAGAACGTGACGAGCAGCGCGACGGCGACGACGCCGACGGCGTGCCCCGCGAGCGCCAGGTGGCGCCGATTCGGGTTCCGGACCGCGGCGACCACTCGCCGTCCGCGCCGTCGGAGCACGTCGACGCCGGTTCC
Proteins encoded:
- a CDS encoding VOC family protein; translation: MTDDVRVSGIDHVELTVPDRREAAEWYERVFGLSVLDEYESWGDDPGGPLMISSDEGATKLALFAGEPTTGLDEYRVAFSVDAAGFRAFLDRLDEEPLFDATGERVTAGDVVDHDRSASIYVTDPYGHALELTTYEYDALGDLFERDG
- a CDS encoding DUF2243 domain-containing protein — its product is MALSTRFDRPLVVAGGVMGFGLGGLLDVLLFHFVLQEHHLISGLVDPTTRAGLRLNLVADGLFCLAMLVVMGAGFVLLWRTAPRSDVPWSASRFVAATVLGTGAFNLYDGVVDHYVLGLHHTTFPALDAYDLVWVAGSLVLLLAGAAALRAERSERTGSTRGL
- a CDS encoding manganese catalase family protein; this translates as MFYHDDELQFEVEVEEPDPYFAKMLQQAIGGAEGEMRVALQYMFQAFAVPTDKKEYRTLLMETAVEELGHIEMLATAVTKNLEGAPEHLREEARSDSVIAAMMDGGQPRQALSAGLHAMPVDSNGVPFTGNYVVASGNLAADLYANVMAESTGRLLATRLYEMTDDRGMKEMLEYLIARDTMHQNQWHAALESLDDHVPVPASFPQEKENQDVNYEFMSTFRDRHEDPDQPWTSGTSPDGNGEFSYGYQPGGGEPDVKEMLERMYNEVN
- a CDS encoding PINc/VapC family ATPase translates to MKILPDTSAVIDGRVSERVDDGSYDGATVYVPEAVVGELESQANDGHDTGWDGLSELQRLADLADAGDIALEYVGRRPTAQEQRASYEGDIDALIRDLAAEHGATLLTSDAVQAEVARAKQVDVEFVEARVRGSGDLIIEEFFDDETMSVHLKTDTRPKAKRGALGDMHYETIRDEVSDEATMKAWADDIVNSARSSPDGFIELDEPGMKIVQFRDYRIAVAHPPFADGVEITAVRPIAKTDLDDYEFADELRSRLKERQRGVLISGSPGAGKSTFAQAVAEFLNESDYAVKTMEKPRDLQVGPEITQYTALDGEMEKTADSLLLVRPDYTIYDEVRKTNDFSVFADMRLAGVGMVGVVHATRGIDALQRLVGRVELGMIPQVVDTVVYIEAGKVHTVYDVTTEVKVPEGLTAEDLARPVIQVTDFETGRPEYEIYTFNRQVVTVPLSDGNADESGVDRLARQEIEREIRSIARGHVDVQLEGGNRAVVYVDDDDISYVIGKGGGRISDVEDRLGIDIDVRTHDEKPAGSSSNSSPSSGGPVEGTVVTPEVTSRHVVIRMDEHVGETVEVRADGDYLFTATVGRGGDIQVSRGSAIADELEQAIDRKQRITVVSA
- a CDS encoding flippase activity-associated protein Agl23, whose amino-acid sequence is MTEDTWDARQVVVVIACVALALRVPALGARVAHFDEGRVAYWALRYHETGAISYRYIVHGPLVQHLDAALFGLLGPTDAVARLPVAVVGGLLPLAALLFRERLRDGEVVALAALLALNPVLLYYSRFLRSTLLVAACAFVAFGALVRAVDTRRVRYVYAAGVLVALGFAAKENALVYLLVWVGATALLVDHELFRPQGEGTGVDVLRRRGRRVVAAVRNPNRRHLALAGHAVGVVAVALLVTFFLFAPRVPDGVGLWDAFRRPTLFPTVVDATVTDVGNGLSYWFGGTTEPGCHKDSVVTAYGCFLGRFLRTLALAAGPLSVFAVGGFLLERYATPDPRPLVLFAAYWGFVSVVGYPLGTDIYGAWITVNALVPLAVPAAVGLAFVARRGHRAFESGDRVRAGVVAVALLLVVGQVGVTAATATYLDSQSAENPLVQYAQPTGEFRPVFERAASGPDSGTDVVFYGETFVATGADSPIPPPCTDLQKALPLHWYVVRADLNATCAADSEALDARLREGKPALVVSTVEDSGEIRPLLDGYETRRVDLRAPGRETVFFVRTPESGESRPRE